CCTTTGTGGTGATATCTGAAATGCAACATGGCCCCGATTCTTCGTGATGGATCATACGGCAATTCTGTAGACACAGAGGCTTGCATATAAAAAAGCTGTTTAATGAATTACCCAAGGGAAACCTCTGGCCTTCCATCTGTACTTGTAGACATTAGCAGTCTGAGCATAACGTCATCCGTCTATGACGGGGTCACGCTCTAATCTGTGTGCTAGAGAAAGGCAGTCGTCTTACCCTGGAGGTCAGACCTTCACCAAAGGTGTTGAGCTTCCACAGGATGCAGCTACACATACAGCGCAGAGCCTCAATTGTTATCTACAAGAATCATAGATGAGAGAGATAAATGATGTTGAAGGAAAACTGACTGATAATCTAGAAAGGCTGATGCATTATTAATAATGTTACCTCCGTGGGCAGACCACCGTGTTTGATCTCCGCCTCCAGCAGTTTGGTCCCCAGCTCATGCAGGCTCCATTTAGACAGATCCTGAGCACTAGACAGCAACGCACAGAAACAAATCAAATTCACATTCTTACATATTTACAGGAATTAATTTATCGACTGACACATGGGAGAGCATTAAGCATTTTGTCAATGAGCTAACAATAAAGTGTAGCCTAGTTTGCAAAGCCACGTTTACAAGTAGGAATAGATTAATGTTACTGGGAAAGATGAGCAATGTTAAAGACAGAAAGCTTACTTGTTGAATGCAGTAAGTTTCTTCAGTGTAGACAGAATTTCAATAGTGCTGTCTTCATTTGCGGTAAAACTACAATCCTGATCATGAAAGAGTTTTTTAATGCAATATAACAAAGAACTAAAACAACCACATCCATTAAGTTTTAACCATACTCACATTCAGTGATTCTTCTAGCCGTGCTCCCAGTGTTTGTGTCCAGCACTGAATGAGCTGGTCAAAGGTGGATCGGGCTGAAGGGTACCAGGGGGAATCCTGAACAGCACAGATGTTCTGGTAGGAACGAGCAGCTGTCTCCAGCACGTCTATGTCTGTGTGTCTGCCCACCACAGTCTCCAGTTCAGCCAGCAAGGCCTGCACAGACTACCAATGCACTGACATATTAAAACCAACAGAGCAAACGATTATCTTTATTTACAAGATGTATGTGAAatttaaaaacttgaaaaggctgaaacattaaaataataaatgtgaaTATAGGAATTtttcaaattaatttaaaatgttattaattaatttgacaaaaaatgttttaaaggggacatttcacaagactttttttaagatgtcaaagaaatctttggtgtccccagagtacatatgtgaagttttagcttaaaataccatatagttaattttttataataagttaaaattaaaactgaattgtgctgtcaattatatcgctctctctctctctctctctctctctctctctcggcattaaatggcagtgccgttgttggatagtgcagattaaggggcattCATTGtcatccccttctgacatcacaaagggagccaaatttcaaagacctatttttcacatgcttgcaaaaaatggtttaccaaaactaagttactaggttgttaagacagtgaaaacagcgctatagagataagtaagttgtgtgaaaaaataatgtgttttttacacgtgaaacatgaacacacgtTATATTGCTCACTGTAAACAAAATCAAAGCTTCAacaacacagaaagaacgggacctttaacaATTAGTAATTTAGTGAAGCAGCCATACATGAGTTTACCTGTGTGTTGTCATGATCAAAGGTGTCCATCTGGAAATACTGAGGTATTCTTAAAAAGGAAGTCAGTTTTTCAACATCCTCCGAGTACTAGACAGGACATCACATGAGAGCTATGAGCAATTTATAAAGAAGCATTCCACAAGAAAAATAACAGGCAATAGGTTTTACCTTAGATAAAAGCTCAGGTAgcactttaataaaatgttcagTGAGTTTCACGCAGTCATCAGTTTGAACCTTTTTCTCTTTAGCACTCATGACCTGAAAACATACAAACATATAGTAATGGTGAAATCAACTGTTGCTGTCGCTCAACAGGTAGAGCACGGCATTAGCACTGCATACACGGGTTCTCGATTCTTAGACACACATCCGCCAATGTATAAATGTGATGTAAATGTAATCAACATaccagtgtgtacatttttagGTCATCTGACAGCACCATAGAAAGAAAACAACAGATAAATGTATGATAAGTACGCTACAGTCTTACCTTTTTTCCTGTACCTCTCCCTGATAATGAAGGACCCTCTGATGCCTGTCTTACTGATGCCAACAGGAGTTCAATCACAAAGGTCTCCTCCACACTGCTCAAAGCTACagttaataaatgaataaaaatcttTTATAAATATTGGGCAAAATTATAATGTAATTTATAGTAAATGCTATAAAATGtatagattttttaaaattataaatattagtAAATGTCTTCTAGAACTGAATTGAACTAGACTGTGTACACAAGTGTGTACTAGCCTTGTTCCTGACAGGAAGAGTGAGGTAGGAGAAGTGAGGTAAGACCGGCCCAGTCTTTCAGCAGAACTCCTGCACTGTCCCACAGAGTGTCCACGAGGTATAGCACATGCTGATGCagctataacacacacacacacacacacacacacacacacacacacacaaacaaacacacacacacacacacacacacacaaacacacacacacaatcatcaTATACAAAAAACATGATTGTTGGTTATGGTGTTTCATCTTGTGcactattttttattgtttgtttaagtgtacatgcattatatttttatgaataACATATTGCACTGCAACGTTTAAAATGCtgtgttttttaataaacaagATTTGAACTAGTTGGGTTGTCCATGCAAGCATGTGCCAGCATGTGCACTAACGTCAGACACAGTAACAAAACATtctattttattcattttaacattcattttttttttaagtgcaaaGGTACATCATAACACACACAGTGTAACACATACTGTACCTGACTCTCTGTGTGGAAGCGGATAAGGGCTCGGACTCTGGCTAATGTTAGCTCTCTGTGTCTATCCTGTTCAGAGGATCCTTCCATGGATCTTACCATTTCAGGGTTACTGAGAAGCCTAAAATCCAGATACAGCGCCATGTTAGCATCCACAAACTTACATTATAATACCATGCATAGACAGTCCAACACATGTAACCAAGGCATGTAAGAGTATCAATTATTTATGTAACAGTAATTTCTACGATCACAGTACTACATTTAAAGATAAACTATTATTGCTAGATATGCACCATTGTATCGGCTAATAATCAACATTGGTTGATAAAAGCAACTTTTCACACTATCATCTATCTGCCGATGGTTTAAACCAGCCGATAGTAATGGCCGATATATCCTGTCTATCAAATGCAATGAACTTGAGCTCTGTGTACAGAAAATGtgaagaaacatcactagtttaatgttcaatattaatgatCATTATATGAATTAATAACGTAATCTTCAGAATTTCGTTAAGGCAAGTTTATATTACCACCAAACTATCGTAATCGGACGATAAAATAATCTGCTATCAGTATTGGCCGATATCAATATGAATAAGGCTTTCAGTATTAGTGGAAAAATGTATTATCTGTGCATCTCTAATTATTACTGTTGTTtgcaattatattttatttaatgtctttttttatataaattatatatacacagtactgtgcaaaaatcttaggccaccatgccacaattagatttgttgtttttgcaatgttatagtgatcatatataattatttctttttttattgtctctttaatagaatacatccagaaaatacaggaaatgtgtatatagtattaaaaactgtataaaaatgtaaatgtaaatttttaggGTAAattaaactccccttccacttgagcactAGCAgcaaactgcaggatctcttaaacctaaaaaaatcctaattttaaagtctttttacttcattctgctcaaaaatgctcaagatgtgtttagtgtcaagagaggtcacactaaacacagacgatgcctaaagaagacatttagtcctgaaaatttatttttttgtacgtATTTccagtattttctgtttgtatcttaataaaatagattgaaaaataaatatggatggacattaaaacttctaaaacaacaagtctggtggtggtggtagcctaagacttttgcacagtactgtatatatttttttagtacttaagcattttaaacatttaaacttatcctaaaaataaattatgattatatttaaagatttgGAAAAAGCTGAATATGTAAATAAGTTTAGCATTTAGTGACAGAAGTCTGTTATTAACATGGGAATAATAGCCCTATATGGCTTTTATTATTTAACTTATTATGATAGAAAGTAAGCTATCATTATTTCAGAGTAATGTAAACAATTATACTAATATGTTTTATATAATTATTCACAATATTTTGAATTGTCCACATTAATGACATTGTGCAAATTAATCAACACAATATATCATACAGACACAAGTCTACAGTCAACGCAAACCTGTTGTAGAGGAATTCACCAGCAGTGGTAGCTAGAGGTCTATGGGAGCAATACACAAGCTGGAAGATGTTCTTATAGTCATCAGGACCTAAAACATCCTCACAGGATCtaacaaacataaaaacaacagTTACATGAGTAACCTGAATACATTACAGACAAAAAGCCTAGCACATTGTGAATTTGCATcttatttatacataaaatgataataaatgatttCTGATTTATTACATTGACTATCCTATTTGCAGGTGCAGGATGCATGAGGCAGGCCTGAGCACAGATTgtcatatatactgtatgtgtcatACAGTACTTAGTTTAAGCAACAGACAGCATATAGAGaaaaaatgaagagtttggttccaaaacgcgataaacgtcatttaaaaaaaaattaagttaccaccaaaatctgTAATGTATcaagtcagtattaaaaagtaaattcttaattttacacaaaaatcGATATCCGCCTTGTTATTCTGTAATCTTTTCTCCGCagtcctccttttctgcagaatgcaataaatccgctcaacaactcacagcgcaccattccacacattgtaaacaacaatgacGGTGCGTTGAATTCACACACAGagtaatacttttgatggcattgataaagtTGTGGTGGTTTTCCGTGCATGGCGGGGAAGAAACATAAGCCACTCGGGCACTCGTGCgatggaaaaatgccggctgttgcttgttctcacacgacagcatcaagcttctgtcatgccaACACGttaactttccattattttactcaaagtcaatgaaaatcgagcaggaccaaaacattttacagctgatcgctgtcaaaaacgttcagcgacgacgtcccaaggatgacagcagcaatgacagtgttattaatatgacaaagtaagtgttttgattaataccagtaatgtgctttttaatcagtgtataccactagtcaactaaatgaacataacatggcaaagatgaatgcacatttatatattgattcaatagatttatagcattttgaagaaaaaaaacttgtcatgtatttattgcattttgcagaaaaaattatcagtttttataataaatctttgaaaattaaattatggatttgaattttttatgttattttaacctaaagatgctgtgttaaagtttgtaacaaaaaatagtgtttttcatcttgtcactttcttggtatagaaaacacatttttacccaaattagtcaaaatggatttattgcgttttggaaccaaactcttcaaatactcACTGGGACATGACCATCAGCAATCTCACGGCCTGTATCGCCACTTCATGGTCTTTGTCCAGCGTCATAGAGATTATTCTCTCCTTAAACAAAAAGAGCATTTAATCATTCATATAAACACTTTAACTACCCGCTGTGAGAGCAATCTGATCTCAAAACCAACAAAATGACTTGTAGGTTAGAGACCCACCGTAGCACCTAAATAGCTCTTTAAATTGTGTTTACTGGAAGGTGTGAGGATATGTTGAAGGTGGGGTCCTGTGGGAAGCTATCAGGATAGTGTGGGGATACTGAGCCCAAGGCAAACCTTAGGGGCTTTTCAGCCTGTCAATCATCAATCATGCCCTCCTGCTCCCACTTGTACATTCACTGAACCTGAACTTACTGTAAATGCTGCCAAGAAAGCTCCAAGAAGTTTGGGCAAAAACAGAAAGACCGAAagagtttgaggacaaactcaCAACCAATAACCGTTCTTATTCCATAAACGTTTTGTACTTttccacacaaaaaaaacagtttaaaacaaCTCAAGCTATCTTTATCTATAAAATATCATCACTGCACGGTGCACacacatgctgggttgtttcaacccatgccCAGGACAGacatggacaaacccaacagttgggttaaatatggatatttcatTCAGAATGTCTGATAAGGAAATGTGACACGCCACATTTTTGCTCTTAGTGTAAACAGACTCTGGAAACTTCTTAACAAGATGTACCTGACAAACATACATATGAGAATATGAATTTTAGTTGTTACCTTAAACCTGACTGTGAAGAGGTCCATTTTGGGACTTATTTGATCCTGATAAAGTCCCTGTAAACCCAGTACACATTTTAGACGCACATCAGGTTGCTGTGGAAAAAATGAACAAAGGTAAGCAAAGTAAGAGATCAAATTTCAACTCTCTGTTGATGCGGAAAAGCATCAAAACCTTTAATAACTAGTAAACTAATGACCAACCTTGTCATGCATCATCCATCCCACATACTTTAGGTAGCTGTCATTCAGAAACACTGAACTGTACAGCTTCATCCACACCGTCAGTTCCTCCATACAGATGGCCCTGATCTCAGGAATCACATCTCTGATATTCATGAAACAGTGATAAAGATATGAGGAtaatgacgtgacgttaattattttgtgtccgtatggttcaattaaatgtaaaagggttaaaatttcaaaataaaattgcattttacttgcatacatatattcattaaaaatgtagaataaaatataataatctaGTTTaatgtaatatgatttttttacatacatttttacaccatttgtcaaagattattaagaaaacagagctgtttttagcatatgtcaggacaaatattacaaaaacgcattacaatatacatttagaaataactaatgaaatcatattttaaatatatatttttttatgattatgcttacatgccatcaaggtggataaaatattaaatatttttaattctttggcacaattggcggttacaccatttgatattttcaggtccatttagtcttaacttttataaaaatggtgcaaatgtaaattttttattgcaaaaaatcaacataaatacactatgtgcattgaaaaaaaactgatgcatgcttttaaaacaagttttttaaaagatttttgcATTTCTCATCTTTCCAAacttttgtcactgacccatgtACTTTGTTGTTGAAAAAGGAAACCCTATGGCTATGGTTTATATGATTACCTGTATCTCTTCAGGAAAACACCTTTAAAAATGGCATCCATCATGTTCTCTATTTCAAATTTCTTGTCCTGTAACTGATAAgtgaattaatttattaatttcataATTCATAAGGAAATGAAAAAAAGTTCCTTATATGTTTGCCCATGTCTGTGAGATTCAGGCTAAAGTCTGATAATCTAATTCTGAGATTAGAagtatcaaagtttgatttcaattaagagatgcaccgatatattgCCCGATAAATTGTACTATATGTCGATAAAAGCAATTTTGTAACACTATTGGCTACCGGTCATTACATGAATGAATTACATTCAGAAAATTTAATCTTAAGAATTtattaatgcaagttaatataaccatCAAACTCTTAATATAGGCCAATATAAATCTAAATAATCAGTATCGGTGGGAGGAAAAACAATATCGGTGCAATATCTCTCATTTCAATAAAAGGTTTTACATTAATTGCAATCTTCGAATGACCtggcatgaccttactcagtcaatattaaagatatgaaggttatatttttacaaaatgttctttacattatgtaggataattttatttatgaaatcccaaaactttagctgggttttcacaggcagggtcacataaatGTATCAAtactaaatacaaaaatacaaaacaatttAGCTCTTTTAGATAAACTTATCATATGAAAAGAGATTTGAAGGTTGCTTCAGATCTATTCTTCATACAATACGCTGAATTATTTCCTTACCAAATGGAATTTTTACCCAAAATTGGCATTTGACAAGTATTCATTTTATACCCCAGACAAAGTTGTGTGTAGTAATGTTGACCTCTGTAATCTGACATACTGTTACAGTCTAACCTCACTGATCTTCCTCTGGATCCTATCCAACCTCGGAGAAGCCCGTTTGCTGGCCGCTTTGGCCATCTCAACCTCATACAGCCGCTGACTGTTATCAATGCCGGCGCTGAGGCTAAGAGCCACATTCACCAGAGCGCTAAGCAGTTTAACCGCTGCAGAGACACAAAACATAATATATGCACCCTTCAGAATGTGTGCACTTCAGGTCAAGGGAAATTAATATTCAAGGTAAACTAACTTACCTGCCAGTGTACAGGTGTGTCTAAAAGCACGAACTCTGGAATCAGAGAGCTCTGTCAGAAGTGAGATGAGCGTGTTTAGGAGGTAGCCATCAAAGATTACACAGTTCTGACACTGGGCCACTAGCACCGATACGAAATCACAGAAATTCGAACGAAACCTTTTCCAATACAGGCCAGACATGATGAGCGGATACTCGCCACTGTCCTAAGGTGGGTAAAGAAAAGattgatgtttttatttattaaataaataatcataatggcttatatttaataaaacaggAAAGAAAATAAACTGAACCATACAATGTCAAGAGGCCATGTGACAGTTAAAATCCACGGAAATGCAAGAAACTTCTTGTATTGTAAACCTGTGCCCTGCAAGCAAAACAAAACAGGCAAATAAGTGACAAAACGAGGAACCTGGAAAATACttcattatatacattttacataagATACCTCATCCAGATCTTCCACCATTTTACTCATGACGTCAGCACGCTGTTTGCTCTGAAACATTTCAGCTGTTACCATCCCTACAAAAGTACAAACAAGATCATTACCTACAATATCATCTACcagtggcggcttgtgactgctcatccgaggggcactaattcaaaataagtgttcggagtgtcatgtgtgctgtttgcgttttcaaaatgtgtgtttgttgcgtcatgtgaaccatgtgcatcatgtgttttgtcaaagtaagtgcctgctacacacgcgtcaaaaccgcttatgataaaagagacgctcacgttcacataATACAAGCAAGACacttccttaacagtaaactcggtttacgcatgagattatgcgagtatctggcaaacgcgagcgtctctttgatcataaaccctttagacgcatctgcagcaggcacttattttgataagacacgtgatgcacacaggatctcttgatgcgcagaacacatattttgaaaaaaggaaccacacacatgacaggctacatAAATGTTGTGACAAAAtttgcatcgagcgccctcgaaaaaagaagtcaccggccaccactgtcATCTACTACACCTATCAATTAATATATataatcatatacaataaataatgATACACAAGGTGTACcgataaaaatgtatgtgtacTGTAATTGAACACAAAAGTAACATAAAGCAGAAATAAATCAAAATCATGCAATTATGTCAGGAAGTACAGACAATGTAAAACTTACCTTTGCATCCACAACACTGGATAAAAAAGCTTATGAGATCCAGCAGTGCCGTGTCTCTGTCCGCAGTATAATCATCAATCCAGTCATCCATTACAGCCTTTCACAAAACAAACCATTATTTAGTCACATATAAAGCATTGTATAAAtaactaaaacaaaaaaaaaatcgtaaAATGCCAGCTATTCATAGTAGggtaaaataggaaaaattttATGTCTTGACAGGATGTACCTGCATGGCACTCCTGCCCATGCTGACCACCTCAAACAAGGTGACAGCTTCCACGTCTCCATTTTTGAGCTGATTGTTCTCTGCTCTTCCCAGACTCCCATTACTGCTCTTTGAACGCTTACGTTTAGCATTCTCCGAGCATTCCCGGGCTTTTCTCTTTGCCCTCTACACAAGACAAACACACTTATCatacaatataaataatatatacatacaagACATGCAAGTCTGAAATGAATATACATAATACATATTTAAACAGTTATGGAGTTATATAGCCTACCACAGTCTTCTGTCTGTTTTCATTCCTCTCACTCGAGGCGTTATGTACTGATACACAGGAAGAGGCATCGACTACTGAATTCTCTCTGAAAACAGGATACACAAGCAATTGTTTTATAGGCAATTCATGAGCAATTAAAAGAGTACTTAAATTTAGATTTTAAATTTTTACTTTTGCACCGATCTGGACAGTAAAGTTGGTTCTGCTATCATCTCTCAGATCATAGTTGGATTAGGGACTGATGCTCGTCTGGATAACAAAAGACAgattatgtaatataaatgtgacaAGTTCACTTGAATGTTTATAATATCATAAAAGGgatgccccccccccccaataaaATTGTGCTTGCGTGTTAGGAACATAagaaaagtttatattttttgctttaagAAATGTAGACTATTTACAAAGCTAACATAAAATATTTGCACACCTATGTGTTGACAATAGGTGTTTTGCACTTTTATCCCTAATGGGTTGATAATAACAAAGTGCACAGAAAATACTTCCTGTTAATATGAATTTCAAAGTACTGGaaaattacaaataaatacCTAAAAAATATTAGAcctataataaatataatacaaaaataaagacCTTATTACCTGAAAAATAAACCTACTTGACAACATATTCATATCAAAACGATCCACTTGAATGGAGCATGGAGGACATGCACATGAAAATAAACTCAGGAACAACACCTAACCATCATTGATGTCATTGGCTTAGATGCACGTCAAAAACAAAACCAAGCACATGATTGGCCATTTCGGGTGTCAATAAGAATCGGTCTTTTCTGTTACAGTCATTTTGAAACAATAGTATCCACAGTTTCATTGAGTTGAGTCGTGTGGAAAACATAAACGATACTAAACGCGTTAAAAACACAACTCGTGTCAGTGATACTGCAGACTT
The genomic region above belongs to Paramisgurnus dabryanus chromosome 15, PD_genome_1.1, whole genome shotgun sequence and contains:
- the LOC135733395 gene encoding cohesin subunit SA-2, with protein sequence MIAEPTLLSRSVQKENSVVDASSCVSVHNASSERNENRQKTVRAKRKARECSENAKRKRSKSSNGSLGRAENNQLKNGDVEAVTLFEVVSMGRSAMQAVMDDWIDDYTADRDTALLDLISFFIQCCGCKGMVTAEMFQSKQRADVMSKMVEDLDEGTGLQYKKFLAFPWILTVTWPLDIDSGEYPLIMSGLYWKRFRSNFCDFVSVLVAQCQNCVIFDGYLLNTLISLLTELSDSRVRAFRHTCTLAAVKLLSALVNVALSLSAGIDNSQRLYEVEMAKAASKRASPRLDRIQRKISELQDKKFEIENMMDAIFKGVFLKRYRDVIPEIRAICMEELTVWMKLYSSVFLNDSYLKYVGWMMHDKQPDVRLKCVLGLQGLYQDQISPKMDLFTVRFKERIISMTLDKDHEVAIQAVRLLMVMSQSCEDVLGPDDYKNIFQLVYCSHRPLATTAGEFLYNRLLSNPEMVRSMEGSSEQDRHRELTLARVRALIRFHTESQLHQHVLYLVDTLWDSAGVLLKDWAGLTSLLLPHSSCQEQALSSVEETFVIELLLASVRQASEGPSLSGRGTGKKVMSAKEKKVQTDDCVKLTEHFIKVLPELLSKYSEDVEKLTSFLRIPQYFQMDTFDHDNTQSVQALLAELETVVGRHTDIDVLETAARSYQNICAVQDSPWYPSARSTFDQLIQCWTQTLGARLEESLNDCSFTANEDSTIEILSTLKKLTAFNNAQDLSKWSLHELGTKLLEAEIKHGGLPTEITIEALRCMCSCILWKLNTFGEGLTSRESALHRRNQLRVFCEKCHRCLSHAQQLVREQAFMCLSDVLIAHSNQLQTWDSSAGSPVLYTPDPKLQKALLSFIMEHIFISPDLDTHSSKVGESECEEYRLEDLHRRRNLLAAYCKLIVHSVLEMSMAAEVFKQYVKYYNDFGDIIKETLNRTRQMDKIESARTLVLCLQQLYLRLKQEQDRGNTCSSRVQTYSSIKELARRFSLTFGWDQIKSRESLAMIHRDGIEFVFKGFVQQSEKHSPPHISYLIILSEFSSKLLKPDKKTIYSYLQRFAGEQIINNREESWMPLIYYRASLMGTAEGEDAVSFISSDTNKQPSLSNHSRSPSIKQVQFEDQRFISPSLEPKGCKLAKSSEETKVQQSTSSSLIADKGPQGSDEVDVDTVDIEV